The following proteins are encoded in a genomic region of Hydra vulgaris chromosome 05, alternate assembly HydraT2T_AEP:
- the LOC136080828 gene encoding uncharacterized protein LOC136080828 produces MLHVMLRLKVPLIYLRDTEGDDWKKTVPTDEQFLLFEAIVPVLKSVKELSVFLSSDTEIRIDMSLWKVTALINFIEKEKNNYVTHGNNKLVEKFLEDLLSELNKRFPDKGRKLPAFALGHYLHPFFRGHLLDVDDKNIQKLVENHPTTKEYFENSSLSVSSSSSNNGSNDSVPDNAQGWEENEYNIILSKYKEDTNSHHIHKNPPIKLEMEKYQKTIRSKNAGKTDTLAWWKQHAAELPILSGVARSWLATPPTSASSERAFSASGLVITDRRYNLDSDKADKLVFIMQNYSALESYIKKWPIEQENESDIRHESDLSLPILIEENPKIPTKVRQRKKQRMDNSQSIVDY; encoded by the coding sequence ATGCTGCACGTCATGCTTCGACTGAAGGTTCCACTCATATACTTACGCGATACAGAAGGTGATGATTGGAAGAAAACCGTACCTACAGATGAACAGTTCTTACTCTTTGAAGCTATTGTTCCAGTGCTTAAATCTGTCAAAGaattatcagtttttttatcttctgaCACAGAGATCCGAATTGACATGTCACTGTGGAAAGTAACAGCACTCATCAACTTCattgagaaagaaaaaaataattatgttactCATGGAAAcaacaaattagtagaaaaattTTTGGAGGATTTATTATCAGAACTAAATAAGAGATTCCCAGACAAAGGCCGTAAATTACCCGCATTTGCACTAGGACATTACCTTCATCCATTTTTTCGTGGACATCTTCTTGATGTTGacgataaaaatattcaaaaactggTTGAAAACCATCCCACAACCAAAGAATACTTTGAGAATTCTTCATTGTCTGTCTCAAGCTCCAGTAGTAACAACGGTAGTAACGATTCCGTTCCTGATAATGCACAAGGTTGGGAGGAAAATGagtacaatattattttatcaaagtaTAAGGAAGATACTAATTCACATCATATACACAAAAACCCTCCTATTAAACTTGAAATGgaaaaataccaaaaaacaaTAAGATCCAAAAATGCAGGAAAAACTGACACCTTAGCATGGTGGAAGCAGCATGCAGCGGAACTTCCTATCCTTTCGGGTGTTGCAAGATCTTGGTTGGCAACTCCACCAACCTCTGCATCATCTGAAAGAGCATTTTCTGCTTCAGGCCTTGTCATCACTGATCGTAGATACAATCTCGATAGTGACAAGGCAGATAAGCTCGTATTTATAATGCAGAACTATTCCGCTCTTgaaagttacattaaaaaatggCCAATCGAACAAGAAAATGAAAGTGATATAAGACATGAATCAGACTTATCTTTGCCAATATTAATAGAAGAAAATCCTAAAATACCAACGAAAGTAcggcaaagaaaaaaacaacgaaTGGACAATAGCCAAAGTATTgtagattattaa